Proteins co-encoded in one Ignavibacteria bacterium genomic window:
- a CDS encoding 6-carboxytetrahydropterin synthase yields MKVSKSFHWEMGHRLPFHQGKCVNLHGHSYRMFLEVEGDLDENGLVIDFYDLKKIVNPIIEELDHSFMVSSLDADLNNLLSSFPTKRVDVDFHSSVENITKYLLDRIASSTLPKNIRAITATVYETQDAYARDTRITG; encoded by the coding sequence ATGAAAGTATCAAAAAGTTTTCATTGGGAAATGGGTCACCGTCTCCCCTTTCATCAGGGTAAATGCGTGAATCTTCACGGTCATTCCTACAGGATGTTTCTCGAAGTGGAAGGTGATCTCGATGAAAACGGGCTTGTTATCGATTTCTATGACCTGAAGAAAATTGTTAACCCGATAATCGAAGAACTCGATCATTCATTCATGGTATCATCTCTCGATGCTGATTTGAACAATCTTCTCAGCTCTTTTCCGACGAAGAGGGTTGATGTCGACTTCCATTCATCAGTAGAAAATATTACAAAATATCTTCTCGACCGAATCGCCTCGAGTACCCTTCCAAAAAATATTCGTGCAATCACAGCAACAGTTTATGAAACTCAGGACGCTTATGCCCGCGATACAAGGATTACAGGTTAA
- the queE gene encoding 7-carboxy-7-deazaguanine synthase QueE: MLKINEIYFSVQGESTHAGLPCVFVRLTYCNLRCTYCDTEYAFYEGKDMSLEDILAEVKKYNCDMVEITGGEPLIQKEVLPLMTTLCDMGYKVLIETGGSLPIDNIDPRVHVIMDLKCPSSKMMKKNRYENLQYIKPIDELKFVIGSREDYEWSKEIIKEYDLQNKCEILFSVVFESLKPVELVNWIIEDSLKVRFQLQMHKFIWDPKKKGV, encoded by the coding sequence ATGCTTAAAATCAATGAAATATATTTTTCTGTCCAGGGTGAGAGCACTCATGCCGGACTTCCATGTGTTTTTGTGCGACTCACATATTGCAACCTGAGATGCACCTACTGCGATACTGAGTACGCTTTTTATGAAGGAAAGGATATGAGCCTCGAAGATATCCTTGCTGAAGTGAAAAAGTATAATTGCGACATGGTTGAGATAACCGGTGGGGAGCCTTTAATTCAGAAAGAAGTACTGCCGCTTATGACTACTCTTTGCGATATGGGGTATAAAGTCCTTATTGAGACAGGTGGAAGCCTCCCGATCGATAATATCGACCCTAGAGTACATGTAATAATGGATTTAAAGTGTCCGTCAAGTAAAATGATGAAGAAAAACCGTTATGAAAATCTTCAGTACATTAAACCGATAGATGAATTGAAGTTTGTAATCGGCAGCCGGGAGGATTATGAATGGTCAAAAGAGATTATTAAGGAATACGACCTGCAAAATAAATGCGAAATATTATTCTCCGTCGTATTTGAAAGTTTAAAACCCGTGGAGCTTGTAAACTGGATAATTGAAGATTCTCTAAAAGTGAGATTTCAATTACAAATGCACAAGTTTATTTGGGATCCAAAGAAAAAAGGAGTTTAG
- a CDS encoding hemolysin III family protein — MELFSKLREPVNGFTHFLGVVLAPVALFVLLNREHPAVTGTHIVAFSIFCASQFFLFLASTLYHWIPASDRKLVILRKIDHIMIFVSIAGSYTPVCLITLGGTLGYVTLGVVWTIALAGFFIKVFWLHAPRKLYTGIYLAMGWLVLLVIYPLYNAMPEGGMFWLILEAVFYTVGALIYAFKRPDPFPGIMGFHEIFHIFILLGAFSHFYLLLKFV, encoded by the coding sequence TTGGAACTCTTCAGCAAACTGCGCGAACCGGTAAATGGATTTACTCATTTCCTGGGTGTAGTTCTTGCGCCAGTAGCACTATTTGTGCTTTTGAATCGCGAGCATCCTGCCGTAACAGGGACGCACATTGTTGCATTTTCAATTTTCTGTGCATCGCAGTTTTTTCTTTTTCTGGCGAGTACACTCTATCACTGGATTCCGGCCTCGGATCGAAAACTCGTGATACTCAGGAAAATAGACCACATCATGATCTTTGTTTCAATTGCAGGTTCTTACACTCCCGTTTGTTTGATTACCCTCGGAGGTACTCTCGGGTATGTAACACTGGGAGTGGTTTGGACGATAGCCCTTGCGGGTTTTTTCATCAAGGTATTTTGGTTGCATGCGCCGCGAAAACTGTATACAGGAATCTATCTTGCAATGGGGTGGCTCGTTCTTTTAGTCATCTATCCGCTTTACAATGCAATGCCGGAAGGTGGAATGTTTTGGCTGATTCTTGAAGCAGTATTTTATACTGTTGGTGCTCTTATCTATGCATTTAAGAGACCTGACCCGTTTCCGGGGATAATGGGATTTCACGAAATATTTCACATCTTCATCTTGTTGGGGGCATTCTCCCACTTTTATCTTTTACTCAAATTTGTTTGA
- a CDS encoding T9SS type A sorting domain-containing protein yields the protein MRKMYSLFFFICLSLIASSQDLRIEKPVFSAGNQGDWVPDNVVLNYKPIGMMSGIQTSNGDIYIAINDTLSTTNLGLVVRKSTDAGVTWTTLSGVNSRTKFEKLKLIKSSLDSVYCFFQEGFSVYSWNINGSILNPVMVAGGYRSFDVEITSTNSMYVVLDSLPSNNLVRYASLDYGYSWINRGSISSAAALPFLSKSVSGDTLFLNYMGPILADTATSVIRVVRYRETAPGVLASATFQDIATSTLPKYEYKTVAGNGVAWFVYTKVDGSSQLWARQSTDGGFTYGTEFRVNPDETVNQYGFDLKAKFPAGNGFSFVYHADSAQVGPSTSVTDKIQFGSALQTGSSFQPFEQINQVPAFFSANNCKPIIVELPFYNSSGVAFEAETGTGNKVYWDAFHLVPVELTSFSADVYANKVVLNWSTATETNNRGFSVEKKTIGNWEKIGFVNGNGTSTRAHNYSFIDNDNATGKVYYRLNQIDLDGTSSFSKVVEVDLSTPNEYNLSQNYPNPFNPSTSIKFALKVDSKVSLKIFNPLGQEVMTILSDNHAAGSYNISVNAAGLNSGVYFYTLEANGVDGSKFTSTKKMILMK from the coding sequence ATGCGCAAAATGTACTCTCTCTTCTTCTTCATTTGTCTTTCACTGATCGCATCATCCCAGGATTTGCGTATCGAGAAACCGGTCTTCTCCGCGGGCAATCAGGGTGACTGGGTTCCTGACAATGTAGTGCTCAACTATAAACCGATCGGAATGATGTCAGGAATTCAAACATCCAACGGTGATATATATATTGCTATCAATGATACTCTTTCAACCACAAACTTGGGTCTTGTCGTCAGAAAATCGACTGATGCCGGGGTTACATGGACTACTCTCAGCGGAGTAAACAGCAGAACAAAATTTGAAAAACTCAAACTTATTAAAAGTTCTTTGGATTCTGTTTACTGCTTCTTCCAGGAAGGTTTCAGCGTTTACAGTTGGAATATTAACGGTTCAATTTTAAATCCCGTTATGGTTGCTGGTGGTTACAGATCTTTTGATGTGGAGATAACATCAACCAATTCAATGTATGTCGTTTTGGATTCACTCCCATCAAACAACCTGGTAAGATATGCCTCGCTCGATTATGGTTACAGTTGGATCAACAGAGGAAGTATATCCTCAGCTGCGGCATTACCATTCCTCTCCAAATCTGTAAGTGGTGATACTCTGTTTCTTAATTATATGGGACCCATCCTCGCCGATACTGCAACATCGGTCATAAGAGTTGTAAGGTACCGTGAAACAGCCCCGGGCGTATTGGCTTCAGCAACTTTTCAGGATATAGCAACCAGTACCCTTCCGAAATATGAATATAAAACAGTAGCTGGAAATGGCGTTGCCTGGTTTGTTTATACAAAGGTTGATGGAAGTTCACAACTTTGGGCGCGACAGAGCACAGACGGAGGCTTCACCTACGGCACAGAATTCAGGGTTAATCCTGATGAAACTGTTAATCAGTATGGATTTGATCTAAAAGCGAAATTTCCTGCCGGAAACGGATTCAGTTTTGTTTATCATGCTGACAGTGCTCAGGTTGGACCTTCGACTTCAGTAACTGATAAAATACAATTCGGATCTGCGCTTCAGACAGGTTCTTCGTTCCAGCCTTTTGAACAGATCAATCAAGTGCCTGCTTTCTTCTCAGCAAACAACTGCAAACCAATCATCGTCGAACTTCCGTTCTACAACAGCTCAGGTGTAGCATTTGAAGCTGAGACCGGTACAGGAAATAAAGTCTACTGGGATGCTTTCCATCTCGTTCCTGTTGAATTGACTTCGTTCTCTGCAGATGTTTATGCAAATAAAGTCGTCCTTAACTGGTCAACAGCCACTGAAACCAACAACCGCGGATTTTCAGTTGAGAAAAAGACTATCGGAAACTGGGAAAAAATCGGATTCGTAAACGGTAACGGAACTTCAACCAGAGCTCACAATTATTCATTTATTGATAATGACAACGCCACCGGAAAGGTTTACTACAGACTGAATCAGATCGATCTGGACGGAACAAGTTCCTTCTCAAAAGTTGTTGAAGTTGATCTTTCTACACCTAATGAGTACAACTTAAGCCAGAATTATCCGAATCCTTTCAACCCTTCAACCTCAATAAAATTCGCATTGAAGGTGGATTCAAAAGTATCTTTGAAGATATTCAACCCTCTCGGACAGGAAGTAATGACTATCCTCTCCGACAACCATGCCGCAGGAAGCTACAATATTTCCGTTAATGCAGCAGGTTTGAACAGCGGTGTATATTTCTACACACTGGAAGCAAACGGAGTGGATGGGAGTAAATTCACTTCCACGAAGAAAATGATACTGATGAAATAA
- a CDS encoding histidine kinase — MNRLKITLLFTVILFSLNFAQINIKMIVKAEGVENSESVYIAGNRPEIGNWNPGATKFFKEPTGNWVYSFTIPAPDQLEFKFTKGSWSQEAANPDGTIPGNTIVNAVRDTVLEFKICCWSKAAGTTAFKGQITGKVEYIRGLGEGNILPRDIIILLPEGYEKSSDRYPVLYMHDGQNIFDPSTVGFGVDWQIDEAIDSLAKQGKVEKMIIVGIYNSKNRRPEYSHSKLGEEYMNFVVNKVKPLIDSKYRTKPGREFTSTAGSSMGGLISFMLLWEHNDVFSKAGSFSPALKIDIYDYVSIVKNTSSPKRNFKLYIDNGGKGLEAKLQPGIDEMIATLEELGYKQGEDFITVFDPEAEHNESAWAKRIPNFLMKMFGTNK, encoded by the coding sequence ATGAACCGCTTAAAAATTACTCTATTGTTTACAGTTATTCTCTTCTCACTAAATTTCGCTCAAATTAATATAAAAATGATCGTGAAGGCAGAAGGAGTTGAGAACAGCGAATCAGTCTATATCGCTGGAAACCGGCCGGAAATCGGTAACTGGAATCCCGGCGCTACAAAATTTTTCAAAGAACCAACCGGCAACTGGGTATACTCGTTCACCATCCCGGCACCTGATCAATTGGAGTTCAAGTTTACCAAAGGAAGCTGGAGCCAGGAAGCCGCCAATCCCGATGGAACCATTCCCGGAAACACAATAGTAAACGCAGTTCGCGATACTGTCCTTGAATTTAAAATTTGCTGCTGGAGCAAAGCTGCCGGTACCACTGCCTTCAAAGGACAAATTACCGGAAAAGTGGAATACATCAGAGGACTTGGTGAGGGAAACATCCTTCCGAGAGATATCATCATTCTTCTGCCTGAAGGTTATGAAAAGTCATCGGACCGCTATCCTGTTCTTTACATGCACGATGGACAGAACATCTTCGATCCTTCAACTGTAGGCTTTGGAGTTGACTGGCAAATAGATGAAGCAATCGACTCACTTGCAAAACAAGGCAAAGTCGAAAAGATGATCATTGTTGGTATTTACAACAGCAAAAACAGACGACCTGAATATTCCCATTCAAAACTCGGTGAAGAATACATGAATTTTGTTGTCAATAAGGTAAAACCTTTGATCGATTCCAAGTACAGAACAAAACCGGGAAGAGAGTTTACCAGCACGGCCGGTTCGTCGATGGGTGGACTTATCTCGTTCATGCTTCTCTGGGAGCATAATGATGTCTTTTCAAAAGCAGGAAGTTTCTCCCCTGCTCTTAAAATAGATATTTACGATTATGTCTCGATTGTAAAAAACACTTCAAGTCCAAAAAGAAATTTCAAATTATACATCGATAACGGTGGAAAGGGACTCGAAGCTAAACTTCAACCGGGAATCGATGAAATGATTGCCACCCTTGAAGAACTTGGTTACAAACAGGGAGAGGATTTTATTACTGTTTTTGATCCCGAAGCAGAGCACAATGAAAGCGCCTGGGCTAAAAGAATCCCAAATTTTTTAATGAAAATGTTCGGTACGAATAAATAA
- a CDS encoding histidine--tRNA ligase — MNGMIPRKIKGFRDIEPKLNELRKNVVEKAGKVYELYGFRHWDTPILEYAENLGKYLPDKETVAEGVYSFRNPETEPVYKDDGSELRDESDFVVMDNHHIAMRYDLTAPLARMYAEELFLQSIKSQLTTKNAPLFKRYQYGPVYRFEAKLDPGRFREFWQLDFDTVGTADVATDAESCMILSDALEAIGLARNSYLVKVNNRKILSGFLESLGIEGEANEANVLRIIDKIDKVGVQGIVAELGEGRKDSSGAFIPGLGIDKTIVKGIAGYFERFTEDSKREDILTELEGLGGSNEKFAEGLAELKKIDMLLSSAGFDENRVLFSPSIVRGLGYYTGPVYEVESLLTFEDSKGNTRKVGSICGGGRYDGLVERLLGIKVPAAGASIGVDRLCELLVLSGNSDVKSKSSVLVTVFDDELMGEYQKIATELRNAGISTEVYYGAQRGLKKQLGYADKMDSPVCLLLGSDEYAKGVVTVRDLALGKEMSDSITNKEEWKQKVQKEVLREDLVAAVKQMLNR; from the coding sequence ATGAATGGAATGATTCCACGAAAAATTAAAGGTTTCAGAGATATTGAGCCGAAATTAAATGAATTACGAAAGAATGTGGTCGAAAAAGCCGGAAAGGTTTACGAACTTTACGGATTTCGTCATTGGGACACTCCGATACTTGAATATGCTGAGAACCTTGGTAAATATCTTCCCGACAAGGAAACAGTGGCTGAAGGTGTCTATTCATTCAGAAACCCTGAGACTGAGCCTGTTTATAAAGATGACGGGAGCGAGTTACGGGATGAGTCCGATTTTGTGGTAATGGATAATCACCATATCGCAATGCGGTATGATCTTACTGCCCCTTTGGCGAGAATGTATGCTGAGGAATTGTTCCTTCAATCGATAAAAAGTCAGTTGACGACCAAAAACGCCCCTTTGTTCAAGAGATATCAATACGGTCCCGTTTACAGATTTGAAGCCAAGCTTGATCCGGGCAGATTCAGGGAATTCTGGCAACTCGATTTTGATACTGTTGGTACCGCTGATGTAGCAACGGATGCTGAATCGTGCATGATCCTTTCAGATGCTTTGGAAGCAATAGGGCTGGCGAGAAATTCTTATCTGGTTAAGGTGAACAACAGAAAGATATTATCCGGATTCCTCGAGTCTCTCGGTATCGAAGGCGAAGCAAACGAGGCTAATGTATTAAGAATTATCGATAAAATAGATAAAGTCGGTGTGCAGGGAATTGTAGCTGAACTCGGAGAGGGAAGAAAAGATTCCTCAGGTGCTTTCATACCGGGCCTTGGCATTGATAAAACAATTGTAAAAGGAATAGCAGGTTATTTCGAAAGATTTACGGAAGACAGTAAAAGAGAAGACATTCTTACAGAGCTAGAGGGACTGGGTGGATCAAATGAAAAATTTGCAGAAGGTTTGGCAGAATTAAAAAAGATCGACATGCTACTTTCATCCGCCGGTTTTGACGAGAACAGAGTTTTATTTTCTCCATCAATTGTTCGCGGATTGGGATATTACACAGGACCCGTTTACGAAGTAGAGTCGCTGCTTACATTTGAAGACTCAAAAGGAAATACAAGAAAAGTGGGTTCCATATGCGGTGGTGGCAGATACGATGGTTTGGTTGAAAGACTGCTCGGTATCAAAGTGCCGGCTGCAGGTGCATCCATAGGAGTTGACAGGCTCTGTGAATTGCTGGTGTTATCGGGTAATTCGGATGTTAAATCGAAATCGTCTGTTCTGGTCACTGTCTTTGATGATGAACTCATGGGTGAATATCAGAAAATAGCAACTGAGCTCAGAAATGCAGGAATCAGCACAGAAGTTTACTATGGTGCACAACGGGGATTGAAAAAACAGCTCGGTTATGCTGATAAAATGGATTCACCTGTATGTCTTCTTCTTGGCAGTGACGAGTATGCTAAAGGTGTCGTAACAGTCAGGGATCTCGCTCTTGGGAAAGAAATGTCGGACTCAATTACGAACAAGGAAGAGTGGAAACAAAAAGTCCAAAAAGAAGTGTTGCGTGAAGATCTTGTTGCCGCAGTAAAACAAATGTTAAACAGGTAA